A portion of the Stigmatella aurantiaca DW4/3-1 genome contains these proteins:
- a CDS encoding terminase large subunit domain-containing protein — protein sequence MRSGLTRGSQWAKFAEGLAPYESPASRMVSAAGSRAQLAKLFGGLEDKEVELLVFDLDFWARREQVPPDKFSTCFVMAGRGFGKTWCGARWVIKKAWQAKSVGALIGPTAADVRDTMIRGASGILALSPPGFTPRYEPSKRRVTWPNGVYAICYSADKPDRLRGPNAGWGWGDEPASWKHDMAAVDQLPLVLRIGTREHPPQLLLTGTPRPLKKIEDLLFTNAETQQLKPGVVLRTGSSLSNAANLAPSAIANMRALANTRWGQQEVLGRLLFDVPGAIFGSARWGRVHAEPHEYAQQLDRRIVSVDPSPTSETGSDETGIIVQGCKSSVLYGADGISLKRVSVLADLSRRASPREWATTAIRAYLEWGCDALVVEVNTGGEMVETLISTVAAEMGVSVNVKPVRATSAKSKRAEPVSALAEAGRIEFVGTFQKLEQQLSKFTGVNGRRDDRADAFCWGVHDLVFAEQFFAV from the coding sequence ATGCGTAGCGGCCTGACACGCGGGTCCCAGTGGGCAAAGTTTGCCGAAGGGCTCGCGCCTTACGAGTCACCCGCGTCGCGGATGGTCAGCGCGGCAGGCTCCCGCGCGCAGCTCGCGAAGCTCTTCGGCGGGCTCGAGGACAAAGAGGTCGAGCTGCTCGTCTTCGACCTGGACTTCTGGGCCCGGCGCGAACAGGTGCCGCCCGACAAGTTCTCGACGTGCTTCGTCATGGCCGGGCGCGGCTTCGGGAAGACGTGGTGCGGTGCCCGGTGGGTCATCAAAAAGGCGTGGCAGGCGAAGAGCGTCGGCGCGCTCATCGGCCCGACCGCAGCCGACGTGCGCGACACGATGATCCGAGGGGCCTCCGGGATCCTGGCCCTGTCTCCGCCCGGCTTCACGCCGCGCTATGAGCCCTCTAAGCGGCGCGTCACGTGGCCGAACGGCGTCTATGCGATCTGCTACTCGGCGGATAAGCCCGACCGGCTGCGCGGCCCTAACGCTGGCTGGGGCTGGGGTGACGAGCCCGCGAGCTGGAAACATGACATGGCAGCCGTCGATCAGCTCCCGCTGGTCTTGCGCATCGGCACGCGCGAGCACCCACCGCAGCTCCTACTCACTGGCACGCCGCGACCGCTCAAGAAGATAGAAGACCTGCTCTTCACGAATGCCGAAACCCAGCAGCTCAAGCCGGGTGTTGTGCTTCGCACGGGCTCATCACTGAGCAACGCGGCGAACCTTGCCCCGTCGGCGATCGCCAACATGCGAGCGCTTGCCAACACCCGATGGGGTCAGCAAGAGGTTCTCGGGCGCCTGCTCTTCGACGTCCCGGGTGCGATCTTCGGCTCGGCTCGGTGGGGGCGTGTCCACGCGGAACCTCATGAGTATGCGCAGCAGCTCGACCGGCGAATCGTCAGCGTCGATCCGAGCCCCACGAGTGAAACCGGCTCCGACGAGACGGGGATCATTGTCCAGGGGTGCAAGTCGAGCGTGCTCTACGGGGCCGATGGGATCTCGCTGAAGCGCGTGTCCGTGCTCGCGGACCTGTCGCGTCGTGCGAGCCCGCGTGAGTGGGCAACGACCGCGATCCGCGCCTACCTCGAATGGGGCTGTGACGCCCTTGTCGTCGAGGTCAACACAGGCGGGGAGATGGTCGAGACACTGATCAGCACGGTCGCTGCTGAGATGGGCGTGAGCGTCAACGTGAAGCCAGTCAGGGCGACGAGCGCAAAGAGCAAGCGCGCTGAGCCGGTGTCCGCCCTGGCCGAAGCCGGGCGCATCGAGTTCGTTGGCACCTTCCAGAAGCTAGAGCAGCAGCTCAGCAAGTTCACGGGCGTCAACGGGCGCCGAGACGACCGCGCCGACGCCTTTTGCTGGGGCGTCCACGACTTGGTTTTCGCTGAACAGTTCTTCGCGGTGTGA